A DNA window from Nymphalis io chromosome 28, ilAglIoxx1.1, whole genome shotgun sequence contains the following coding sequences:
- the LOC126779027 gene encoding fibroin heavy chain-like, with the protein MSTFAFLLLCVQACLVQNVYSQCRGALAGPLGWEAGLAGPTGCGWGPGIAGLGWEAGLAGPAYGLGLAAPYGAAYGGAGVGDVAVAGEMGVAGTTLVAGHVPILGAVEFGGVVPAGGAVSIAGSCGCGCNDAAAAATSNGDCSTSWHNTSELYSTKDRHMASNQGSTGDAHFTSDGYITNTGTTIGSTIWSSKTQTPVVPDLLHGPLKHYQVCIQTVNMFKAALFVCAQALFIQSIAGQCIGAGWGAPLAAAPYGLAGPLAGNCGCGIAAIPASSGGGLGVSSASAIPPNGVSVLSENAIEGTLAVAGALPFLGTVALEGALPTAGAGAVNYGCGNGAVAILEELAPAGIAGPLGYGLGPYGAIDGFGYGGLGYGIGPLAGPYRAGCGCGSLI; encoded by the exons ATGTCTACCTTCGCTTTCCTTCTCCTCTGCGTCCAAGCTTGCTTGGTTCAG AATGTATACAGCCAGTGCCGCGGTGCGCTAGCTGGGCCTCTTGGATGGGAAGCCGGTCTGGCTGGACCCACTGGTTGTGGGTGGGGCCCTGGCATCGCTGGTCTAGGCTGGGAAGCCGGTCTCGCTGGTCCCGCTTACGGTTTGGGTCTTGCTGCTCCATATGGTGCTGCCTACGGTGGTGCCGGTGTTGGTGATGTAGCCGTCGCTGGTGAAATGGGCGTCGCTGGTACTACCCTGGTTGCTGGCCATGTACCTATCCTTGGTGCTGTAGAGTTCGGAGGTGTTGTGCCAGCTGGTGGAGCTGTCTCCATTGCTGGTAGCTGCGGCTGCGGCTGCAACGATG CCGCAGCCGCAGCTACCAGCAATGGAGACTGCTCCACCAGCTGGCACAACACCTCCGAACTCTACAGCACCAAGGATAGGCACATGGCCAGCAACCAGGGTAGTACCGGCGACGCCCATTTCACCAGCGACGGCTACATCACCAACACCGGCACCACCATAGGCAGCACCATATGGAGCAGCAAGACCCAAACC CCAGTCGTCCCGGATTTGCTGCATGg TCCCTTGAAACATTATCAAGTTTGTATTCAAACGGTAAACATGTTCAAGGCTGCACTTTTCGTCTGCGCTCAGGCGCTCTTCATCCAG TCCATCGCTGGACAATGCATCGGAGCTGGATGGGGCGCTCCCTTAGCTGCTGCTCCTTATGGTCTCGCCGGTCCTCTTGCTGGCAACTGTGGATGCGGAATTGCTGCCATCCCTGCCTCCAGCGGTGGTGGTCTCGGTGTGTCCAGCGCTTCTGCTATCCCACCAAACGGAGTATCTGTACTCTCAGAAAACGCTATTGAAGGAACTCTCGCCGTCGCCGGTGCTCTGCCGTTCTTGGGAACCGTCGCTCTAGAAGGTGCTCTGCCAACTGCTGGTGCTGGTGCTGTCAACTACGGATGTGGCAACGGGGCCGTTGCTATTTTGGAGGAACTCGCTCCCGCTGGTATTGCTGGCCCACTCGGCTACGGCCTTGGTCCTTACGGTGCTATTGACGGTTTCGGCTACGGCGGTCTCGGTTACGGCATTGGACCTCTGGCTGGACCTTACCGTGCTGGTTGTGGCTGTGGTTCCCTCATCTAA
- the LOC126779242 gene encoding chorion class CA protein ERA.1-like, producing the protein MSTFAFLLLCVQACLVQNVYSQCRGALAGPLGWEAGLAGPTGCGWGPGIAGLGWEAGLAGPAYGLGLAAPYGAAYGGAGVGDVAVAGEMGVAGTTLVAGHVPILGAVEFGGVVPAGGAVSIAGSCGCGCNGGYIY; encoded by the exons ATGTCTACCTTCGCTTTCCTCCTCCTCTGCGTCCAAGCTTGCTTGGTTCAG AATGTATACAGCCAATGCCGCGGTGCGCTAGCTGGGCCTCTTGGATGGGAAGCCGGTCTGGCTGGACCCACTGGTTGTGGGTGGGGCCCTGGCATCGCTGGTCTAGGCTGGGAAGCCGGTCTCGCTGGTCCCGCTTACGGTTTGGGTCTTGCTGCTCCATATGGTGCTGCCTATGGTGGTGCCGGTGTTGGTGATGTAGCCGTCGCTGGTGAAATGGGCGTCGCCGGTACTACCCTGGTTGCTGGCCATGTGCCTATCCTTGGTGCTGTAGAGTTCGGAGGTGTTGTGCCAGCTGGTGGAGCAGTCTCCATTGCTGGTAGCTGCGGCTGCGGCTGCAACGGTGGTTACATTTACTGA
- the LOC126779240 gene encoding chorion class CA protein ERA.1-like, which translates to MSTFAFLLLCVQACLVQNVYSQCLGGLAGPLGWEGGLAGPIGYGWGPGPAGLGCEAGLAGPAYGLGVGFAAPYGAAYGGAGVGDVAVAGEMGVAGTTLVAGQVPILGAVEFGGIVPAAGAVSITGSCGCGCNGGYIY; encoded by the exons ATGTCTACCTTCGCTTTCCTCCTCCTCTGCGTCCAAGCTTGCTTGGTTCag AATGTATACAGCCAGTGCCTTGGTGGGCTAGCTGGACCTCTTGGATGGGAAGGCGGTCTAGCTGGACCCATTGGCTACGGCTGGGGTCCCGGACCTGCTGGTTTGGGCTGTGAAGCCGGTCTCGCTGGTCCCGCTTACGGATTGGGTGTTGGTTTTGCTGCTCCATATGGTGCTGCCTACGGAGGTGCCGGTGTCGGTGATGTAGCAGTCGCTGGTGAGATGGGCGTCGCCGGAACCACCTTGGTTGCTGGTCAAGTGCCGATCCTCGGTGCTGTTGAGTTCGGAGGTATCGTGCCAGCTGCTGGAGCTGTCTCCATTACCGGTAGCTGCGGCTGCGGCTGCAACGGTGGTTACATCTACtga